A window from Coffea eugenioides isolate CCC68of unplaced genomic scaffold, Ceug_1.0 ScVebR1_2358;HRSCAF=3373, whole genome shotgun sequence encodes these proteins:
- the LOC113756454 gene encoding non-functional pseudokinase ZED1-like: MDKLRNVLPFYKRKVEKEESLSSHFRHNGSLLLEGLIACFGGRYELPIRSFTAGEVIRATNNFSEQARFDDRTFFRGNLQDRPILVKFDGVSSWLSLHTPESIIRGIVVNSQMSHLKNVLHLIGCCLEFELPAVVYAYAPGMESLTHSLSYPRNGKLISWKSRIKIASDIANVLLYLHTAFPSPIIFRNLKLASVILDNSGVAKLFGFEYSISLPPGEKKVEDPVCRIYGCTDPEYFMSGFVTEKTDVYSLGVFILQLITGETRTLKDGESIVTCVKRRLENDPLKHVLDPKSFEEEGYNEHEIEQHLLPFTNLALRCIAEKGEDRPDMIEVAKQLRQIEKSVRNY; the protein is encoded by the coding sequence AGAGAGTTTATCATCACACTTTCGCCACAATGGAAGTTTACTGCTGGAGGGACTAATTGCTTGTTTTGGTGGGCGGTACGAGCTTCCCATTCGAAGCTTCACTGCCGGAGAAGTCATCAGGGCAACCAATAACTTTTCAGAACAGGCCCGTTTTGATGATCGAACGTTTTTCAGAGGGAATTTGCAAGACCGGCCCATTTTGGTTAAATTTGATGGTGTCTCCAGCTGGTTGAGTTTGCATACACCAGAGTCTATCATTCGTGGCATAGTTGTCAATTCACAAATGAGTCACCTCAAGAATGTCTTACATCTTATAGGCTGCTGTTTGGAATTCGAGCTTCCTGCTGTGGTGTATGCTTATGCTCCTGGGATGGAATCTCTTACTCATTCCCTCAGCTATCCCCGTAATGGTAAGCTAATTTCTTGGAAAAGTAGAATAAAGATTGCAAGTGACATAGCCAACGTCTTGCTTTATCTTCATACAGCATTTCCTTCGCCAATCATTTTCCGGAATTTGAAATTAGCCAGCGTGATATTGGACAATAGCGGAGTAGCTAAATTATTTGGCTTTGAATATTCGATATCCCTTCCCCCTGGAGAAAAGAAGGTTGAAGATCCGGTTTGTCGCATTTATGGATGCACCGACCCTGAATACTTCATGTCAGGCTTTGTGACCGAGAAGACTGATGTGTACAGCTTAGGGGTATTTATCCTTCAGCTAATTACTGGAGAAACACGCACGTTGAAGGATGGTGAATCAATAGTAACTTGTGTCAAACGCCGCTTAGAGAATGATCCACTCAAACATGTTCTGGATCCCAAGAGTTTTGAAGAGGAAGGCTACAACGAACACGAGATAGAGCAGCATTTGTTGCCTTTTACTAATCTTGCTTTGAGATGCATAGCAGAAAAAGGAGAAGATAGGCCAGATATGATTGAGGTTGCGAAACAGCTCCGCCAAATCGAGAAGTCTGTGCGCAATTATTAG